Proteins from a single region of Lepus europaeus isolate LE1 chromosome 4, mLepTim1.pri, whole genome shotgun sequence:
- the LOC133758182 gene encoding destrin-like produces MASGVQVADEVCRIFYDMKARKCSTPEEIKKRKKAVIFCLSADKKFIIVEEGKEILAGDVGVTITDPFKHFVGMLPEKDRRCALYDAGFETKESRKEELMFFLWAPELAPLKSKMIYASSKDAIKKKFQGIKHECQANGPIF; encoded by the coding sequence ATGGCCTCAGGAGTACAAGTTGCTGATGAAGTATGTCGCATATTTTATGACATGAAAGCTCGGAAATGCTCCACACCAGAAGAAatcaagaagagaaagaaggctgTCATTTTTTGTCTCAGTGCAGACAAAAAGTTCATCATTGTAGAAGAAGGCAAGGAGATCTTGGCTGGAGATGTTGGTGTGACCATAACCGATCCTTTCAAGCATTTTGTAGGAATGCTTCCTGAAAAAGATCGTCGCTGTGCTTTGTATGATGCCGGCTTTGAAACCAAGGAATCCAGAAAAGAAGAGTTGATGTTTTTTTTGTGGGCACCAGAACTAGCACctttgaaaagtaaaatgattTATGCAAGCTCCAAGGATGCAATCAAAAAGAAGTTCCAAGGGATAAAACATGAATGTCAAGCAAATGGGCCAATCTTTTAA